From Rhodamnia argentea isolate NSW1041297 chromosome 10, ASM2092103v1, whole genome shotgun sequence, a single genomic window includes:
- the LOC115739138 gene encoding uncharacterized protein LOC115739138 isoform X3 — translation MSSKELPEDPANTGTEDETVAARRKRSRRVSFADVEITSVHIFKRDEDYYDSTSPSHPKPDGPDSGGGSAGDDAGVRPLFRDLGDHSDDSRERTPSGDYDKEDGEEDDDEVGVARKSFLRPIGSPSPGSSTFGSATSNDEDNFFGPVSASFIRPGRLSDSAASDENHDVTMDSTAFSMHFRSLARSDSGMEKSPTGIHLTFDERTPSDRNTPVSTGSLMMLTNARKLTPESARLMHNVHSNGKDSNEMSLIGNSPNRYDYGRLSPSLDAILAEGSQDLQALPGSDVDNANASATFEVSNADESGSSKENVKGSADNMMTCMGTDGTNQMSVPAHHELDKANSASEGMHIQNVGSDSSNMVDSFTPDAPVYQHIHTPNQTIKLGSVFQHVTEVSVKENSLWNGSQNLDSTEQDPNRLHTSHLKGSISSLAAKRRQLFLDTVSSPANFSIASASAKISGSLLSKEGSTLSSFWKNIPKFGNLDSSPSTRLKEIKALKLKLSGYLSTSPSSTIQVHTSKDVVSKLTVSPVAVLDSSPTKTPIINKTNTNLSQAEKTLALARNGQSPARASLHINHNDQPVTVATEMVSLDNFSVSGGGVMQPQSMFESSENTALVSLKTDPSLDETAVARRKDNEEPIVSRRLSTSPVQRLNHELLPSGNDQSTRGFSMQQNVYTKSIGNDSDQFGSPLQSVASGGYPIEDVNKIKSCFLERISPRGGNMLDLQSLKPLKDLQTEADGVRSIDEVSFGGRKVSSVMPDSIYPNKSTDVSLPKKSLSKEPAQNDDKEIHNMPHRENMQSIVGESIATSKSHAFGIISNDNQLEPRHSESILAAQEIKECHHRKRKGDVLEDGDPVGKVARTTGSSEIKRSEGFDVNSSLEHPKNSCMERENTGNSIPQCRNWKDVFTKFLDDSRKVTSPLVDKLDMRMISMLDEMLVYLQKVKNYELLSSAIQTKKADQSRSASEKRLYEIIPLLYKALHEKERLRLNCAKRERLQKTEQILRSSIQESHALKLIIKKTSLFAGEGGSPDDHQCSTQFENKYEVSHNKMTSMKQEIEILEKKIENLTKSLNRFCKMKEELDCVETIGLINNLMKKRMCCRLVRLDLQLWKVSSFESKSGHHDITLDYLGLIFQRLSLTAHPVPSLTVSNKLVDTKIEQNYPNMAARTAFAFVFNSKTIKKYATSKCLAKETQMTHLVLRNLLDVLEELLLARLEIKSLTYTSFFSPRDGQLDLLLSFINFHSDQKVALSFDMTCLNWPV, via the exons ATGTCGTCGAAGGAGCTCCCTGAAGACCCCGCCAACACCGGGACCGAGGACGAGACCGTCGCCGCCAGGAGGAAGCGGTCTCGCCGCGTCAGCTTTGCCGACGTGGAGATCACCTCCGTCCACATCTTCAAGCGGGACGAGGATTACTACGACAGCACCTCTCCCTCCCATCCCAAGCCCGATGGCCCGGACTCCGGCGGCGGGTCCGCGGGGGACGACGCCGGGGTGCGGCCGCTGTTTAGGGATTTGGGGGACCACAGCGACGACTCGAGAGAGCGCACGCCGAGCGGAGATTACGATAAGGAGGACGGggaggaggacgacgacgaggTCGGGGTCGCCAGGAAGTCGTTCCTGAGGCCGATTGGGTCGCCGTCTCCGGGGAGCAGCACGTTTGGCTCTGCAACTTCTAATGACG AAGACAATTTTTTTGGTCCTGTCTCCGCAAGCTTCATTAGACCCGGAAGGCTCTCTGACTCTGCTGCTTCAGATGAAAATCACGATGTAACTATGGACTCTACAGCATTCTCAATGCATTTTCGTAGCCTTGCCAGATCCGACTCTGGCATGGAGAAGTCGCCAACAGGCATTCATCTTACCTTTGATGAGAGAACACCCTCGGACAGAAATACCCCTGTCAGCACTGGAAGTTTAATGATGCTAACAAATGCTAGGAAGCTGACTCCAGAATCTGCTCGTCTTATGCATAATGTTCACAGTAATGGTAAAGATTCCAATGAAATGAGCCTTATTGGGAATAGTCCAAATAGGTATGACTATGGTAGACTTTCTCCCTCCTTGGATGCCATCCTGGCAGAAGGCAGCCAGGATTTGCAAGCTCTTCCTGGTTCTGATGTTGACAATGCGAATGCATCAGCTACTTTTGAAGTTTCCAATGCTGATGAGAGTGGAAGCAGTAAGGAGAATGTTAAGGGTTCTGCAGATAACATGATGACCTGTATGGGCACTGATGGAACCAATCAGATGAGTGTTCCAGCTCATCATGAATTAGACAAGGCAAATAGTGCTTCCGAAGGAATGCACATTCAGAATGTTGGGAGTGATTCATCTAATATGGTCGACAGTTTCACTCCCGATGCACCTGTTTATCAGCATATCCATACTCCCAATCAGACTATAAAA CTTGGGTCTGTATTTCAACATGTGACTGAAGTATCTGTCAAGGAAAATTCCCTGTGGAATGGAAGTCAGAATCTTGATTCTACTGAACAGGACCCCAACAGATTGCACACATCTCATTTGAAAGGCTCTATATCGTCTTTAGCAGCTAAAAGGCGGCAATTATTTCTGGATACAGTTAGTTCACCTGCAAACTTTTCCATTGCATCTGCTTCAGCCAAAATTTCTGGTTCACTGCTAAGTAAGGAGGGTTCGACGCTGTCATCTTTTTGGAAGAACATTCCTAAGTTCGGAAATCTTGATTCATCTCCTTCTACTCGTTTAAAGGAAATCAAAGCATTAAAACTCAAGTTATCTGGTTATCTATCTACTTCTCCTTCCAGTACCATTCAGGTACACACTAGCAAAGATGTAGTAAGCAAACTCACAGTTTCCCCTGTTGCTGTTCTTGATAGCAGTCCAACAAAGACCCCAATCATAAATAAGACGAATACTAATTTGAGCCAAGCTGAGAAAACTCTAGCTCTTGCCAGGAATGGACAATCTCCAGCTCGCGCATCTTTGCACATTAATCATAATGATCAACCTGTTACAGTAGCGACAGAAATGGTCTCGCTCGACAACTTCAGCGTGTCAGGTGGTGGAGTGATGCAACCACAATCTATGTTCGAGAGTTCTGAAAACACTGCCTTGGTCTCTTTGAAAACTGATCCTTCATTGGATGAAACTGCTGTTGCTCGAAGAAAGGATAATGAGGAACCTATTGTCAGTCGTAGGTTGTCAACTTCCCCAGTGCAAAGGTTAAATCATGAGTTATTACCATCAGGGAATGATCAAAGTACACGTGGTTTCTCTATGCAACAAAATGTGTACACAAAGTCCATTGGCAATGACTCAGATCAATTTGGAAGTCCTTTACAGTCTGTAGCCTCTGGTGGCTATCCAATTGAAGATGTTAACAAGATAAAGTCCTGCTTCCTTGAGAGGATATCTCCAAGGGGCGGAAACATGTTGGATTTGCAGAGTTTAAAGCCGCTCAAGGACCTCCAGACTGAAGCAGATGGAGTCAGATCAATAGATGAAGTTTCTTTTGGGGGAAGAAAAGTTTCTTCTGTTATGCCTGATTCCATATATCCAAACAAAAGTACTGATGTGTCTTTGCCTAAAAAG AGCCTCTCCAAGGAACCAGCGCAGAATGACGACAAAGAAATCCATAACATGCCCCATCGTGAGAATATGCAGTCCATTGTTGGGGAAAGCATAGCTACTTCTAAGTCTCACGCATTTGGCATTATTAGTAATGACAATCAGCTGGAGCCTCGTCATTCCGAAAGTATTTTGGCGGCACAAGAGATCAAGGAATGTCACCATCGGAAGAGGAAAGGAGATGTTCTTGAGGATGGAGATCCTGTCGGTAAGGTCGCCAGGACAACAGGGAGTTCAGAAATCAAAAGAAGTGAAGGATTTGATGTCAATTCCTCACTTGAACATCCCAAAAATTCTTGTATGGAAAGAGAGAATACTGGAAATAGCATACCACAATGTAGAAATTGGAAAGAT GTTTTTACAAAGTTCTTGGATGATAGCAGAAAAGTAACGTCTCCCTTGGTTGACAAGCTAGATATGAGAAtg ATCAGCATGCTCGATGAGATGTTAGTTTACCTTCAGAAAGTCAAAAACTACGAGCTGCTTAGCTCTGCCATCCAGACTAAG AAGGCAGATCAATCTCGTAGTGCTTCTGAGAAAAG ATTATATGAGATCATTCCTCTGCTGTATAAAGCATTGCATGAAAAGGAGAGATTGCGCTTAAATTGTGCGAAGCGCGAGAGGCTGCAG AAAACAGAACAAATCTTGAGGTCTTCGATTCAAGAGTCTCATGCATTAAAGTTGATAATCAAGAAGACCTCATTGTTTGCTGGTGAGGGTGGCAGTCCTGATGATCATCAATGTTCAACTCAATTTGAGAACAAATACGAG GTTTCTCATAACAAAATGACATCAATGAAGCAGGAGATTGAAATCTTagagaagaaaatagagaacTTGACCAAATCTCTAAACAGATTTTGCAAGATGAAGGAAGAATTAGATTGCGTAGAGACAATTGGACTAATCAATAActtgatgaagaaaaggatGTGTTGCAGATTGGTTCGCCTGGATTTGCAG CTGTGGAAAGTGAGTTCCTTTGAGAGTAAAAGTGGCCATCATGATATCACTCTTGACTATCTTGGGTTAATTTTCCAAAG GCTTAGCTTGACTGCTCATCCAGTTCCAAGTTTAACAGTTTCCAACAAATTGGTTGATACAAAGATAGAACAG AATTATCCAAATATGGCAGCTCGCACAgcatttgcttttgttttcaaCAGCAAGACAATTAAGAAGTATGCCACTTCAAAATGTTTGGCAAAGGAAACTCAA ATGACACATCTCGTTCTTAGAAATCTCTTGGATGTACTTGAGGAATTACTTCTAGCACGACTAGAAATTAAGAGTCTAACATACACAAGTTTTTTCTCTCCAAGAG ATGGGCAACTTGATCTGCTGCTTTCCTTCATTAACTTCCACAGTGATCAGAAGGTGGCATTAAGCTTTGACATGACATGTCTGAATTG GCCTGTCTAA